Proteins co-encoded in one Gossypium arboreum isolate Shixiya-1 chromosome 11, ASM2569848v2, whole genome shotgun sequence genomic window:
- the LOC108471603 gene encoding uncharacterized protein LOC108471603, giving the protein MLFINTLKAPFITHMLGNATKSFADIVMSGEMIENAIRSGKIEVRENTRRSAPKKRESEVGNVSSGYAKLTTVNQSRAIVTGQQASPRREPNMRQNTEKFQFTPIPVTYRELYKSLFDAHVVAPFHLEPLQPPYPKWYDTNAQCEYHAGIMGHSIENCTSFKRCVERFIKAGVLKFDDTPGTGNPLPSHTDKGVNAIIENVGRKVKLNIAEVTTPLKLVWNEMQKRGLVPQGLGDKIQDTRNYCEFHHEKDHEIQNCIEFRALVQGLMDNKGLEFFESVEEEDVCSLGGESSEEGGRASRPMIIISKPRVSEVEARVTPRVIIQKPTASPYKDSHRVPWNYNCSITVSEKEGSINTSNIEVEPAKGKLVMFKKEAGGSESQVNEPVMETEAKEFLKFLRHSEYSVVEQLHQRPDRISVLALLLNSEVHRKALMKVLNETYVADDISVNKLDRLVGNISADNFISFSDDEIPPGGRGSTKALHVTTRCKGYTLPGVLVDNGSALNVLPWATLNRLPIDSSHMKTCQNIVRAFDGTEMKVMGRIEVPLQIGPNTYEVNFLVMDIKPSYNCLLGRPWIHLAGAVPSSLHQKLKMVTKGRLITINAEEDIIASVTSDAPYIENDNEAVECSFRSLEFVNAMFIAEGNRIPIPRISGATKMSLQLTVGKGVPDASQVKKEFERKQEQRKARLSGTEVSWEPMSFPHISQTFVAGGFIHSAHERIKEGRAGDVMGIWNVNATFEEEAIERNLSGICPYEPRSVLNNWTVEEIPVIFRDNIEPPDVNVMSNADTSPESPFEQDMRFEGFQDFEEDKDRGLSPDLLRMVEREDEQILPHKETTEIVALEEGKEVKIGTCVNEKTRQNLIELLQEFKDVFAWSYQDMPGLSTDITVHRVPTKKEYKPVQ; this is encoded by the exons ATGCTCTTCATCAATACATTGAAGGCGCCTTTCATTACTCATATGTTAGGTAACGCAACCAAGAGCTTTgcagacatagtaatgtctggcgaaatgatagaaaatgccataAGATCAGGTAAGATAGAAGTCAGGGAGAACACGAGAAGGTCAGCCCCGAAGAAAAGAGAGAGTGAAGTAGGTAATGTGAGCTCAGGCTACGCAAAACTGACCACCGTTAATCAGTCAAGGGCGATAGTCACAGGCCAGCAGGCCTCACCAAGGCGGGAGCCTAACATGAGACAGAATACAGAGAAGTTTCAATTTACTCCCATACCAGTGACATATAGGGAGTTGTACAAAAGTCTGTTTGATGCACATGTAGTGGCTCCTTTCCACTTAGAGCCGTTGCAGCCCCCATACCCTAAGTGGTACGATACGAATGCTCAGTGCGAATACCACGCAGGGATTATGGggcactcgatagaaaactgtaCCTCATTCAAAAGGTGCGTGGAAAGGTTTATCAAAGCAGGTGTTCTAAAATTTGATGATACACCTGGTACAGGAAATCCGTTACCCAGTCATACTGATAAAGGGGTAAATGCGATAATTGAGAATGTGGGGAGGAAAGTCAAGCTGAATATCGCGGAGGTGACAACCCCATTAAAGCTAGTTTGGAATGAGATGCAGAAGAGAGGTTTAGTCCCGCAAGGGTTGGGAGATAAAATCCAAGATACAcggaactactgtgagttccatcaTGAGAAAGATCACGAGATCCAGAATTGTATTGAGTTCAGAGCCTTAGTACAGGGTCTAATGGATAATAAGGGATTGGAGTTCTTTGAGTCTGTCGAAGAGGAGGATGTATGCTCTCTAGGAGGAGAGTCGAGTGAAGAAGGTGGCAGAGCCAGTCGTCCAATGATAATTATTTCGAAGCCCAGAGTTAGTGAAGTAGAAGCAAGAGTTACACCAAGAGTTATAATCCAGAAGCCAACAGCTTCCCCTTATAAAGATAGCCATAGGGTGCCTTGGAATTATAACTGTAGTATAACAGTTTCAGAGAAGGAGGGTTCGATTAACACGTCAAACATAGAAGTCGAACCAGCAAAAGGGAAACTCGTCATGTTTAAGAAAGAAGCAGGGGGATCAGAATCACAGGTTAATGAGCCAGTAATGGAAACTGAAGCCAAGGAGTTTTTGAAGTTCCTAAGACACAGCGAGTATAGTGTCGTAGAACAACTACACCAACGACCGGATCGTATATCGGTATTGGCTCTGCTGTTAAATTCGGAGGTCCACCGTAAAGCATTGATGAAAGTGTTGAACGAGACCTATGTTGCGGATGACATTTCGGTTAACAAATTAGACCGTCTCGTCGGTAACATAAGCGCTGACAATTTCATCTCCTTCAGCGATGATGAGATACCACCAGGGGGTAGGGGGTCTACTAAGGCTCTACATGTCACTACACGTTGCAAGGGGTATACGCTACCCGGAGTATTAGTTGATAATGGGTCCGCATTGAACGTGTTACCGTGGGCTACATTAAACCGTTTACCTATAGACAGTTCTCATATGAAGACGTGTCAGAACATAGtaagagcatttgatggcacagaAATGAAAGTAATGGGGAGGATAGAAGTACCTCTTCAGATTGGCCCAAACACATACGAGGTAAATTTCCTCGTGATGGATATTAAGCCTTCCTATAACTGTCTATTAGGAAGACCTTGGATTCATTTAGCTGGGGCAGTGCCATCCTCGCTGCACCAGAAGCTAAAGATGGTTACTAAGGGTCGGCTAATAACAATAaatgcggaggaggacattatTGCGTCAGTTACCAGTGATGCACCCTACATAGAGAATGACAACGAAGCAGTTGAATGTTCATTTCGATCATTAGAGTTTGTAAACGCAATGTTTATAGCTGAAGGAAACAGGATTCCGATACCTAGGATATCAGGAGCTACGAAAATGAGCCTGCAGTTGACAGTTGGGAAAGGGGT GCCAGATGCAAGCCAAGTGAAGAAAGAGTTCGAGAGGAAACAGGAACAGCGGAAAGCGAGATTGAGTGGGACAGAAGTCAGTTGGGAACCGATGAGCTTCCCCCATATTTCCCAAACATTTGTAGCTGGGGGGTTTATTCATTCTGCACATGAGAGGATAAAAGAAGGAAGGGCCGGAGATGTGATGGGAATTTGGAACGTCAACGCCACATTTGAAGAGGAAGCAATAGAAAGGAATTTATCGGGCATTTGCCCGTATGAGCCTAGGAGTGTTTTGAATAACTGGACTGTAGAAGAAATTCCTGTAATCTTTAGAGATAAcataga GCCCCCGGATGTCAACGTCATGAGTAATGCTGATACGAGCCCGgaatctccttttgagcaagatatgcGCTTTGAGGGATTTCAAGATTTTGAAGAGGACAAAGATCGTGGTTTATCTcccgatttgttaaggatggtggaGCGAGAAGATGAACAGATCCTGCCACACAAAGAGACTACTGAGATTGTGGCCCTGGAAGAGGGGAAGGAAGTTAAAATTGGCACTTGCGTTAATGAGAAAACAAGACAGAACCTCATTGAGCTGTTGCAAGAATTCAAGGacgtctttgcatggtcataccaggatatgCCTGGTTTAAGTACCGATATCACAGTGCACCGTGTCCCTACAAAAAAGGAATACAAGCCAGTTCAGTAG
- the LOC108471607 gene encoding LOW QUALITY PROTEIN: uncharacterized protein LOC108471607 (The sequence of the model RefSeq protein was modified relative to this genomic sequence to represent the inferred CDS: inserted 2 bases in 1 codon), whose product MVLLQRPHILLLLIGTHQFLQCWIAFGSVNEEGQQQEEFSEELLVKPLPDHKLLAHFHFQSSAPPSTSNGCHHHLFPKAISQLVQKFRVKEMELSFTQGRWNYESWGGFDPISSSNAKAPGVELWAVFDVPQHHIDASWKNLTHXLSGLFCASINFLESTATYSTPEWSFPPASGNVRYGTLPCEAVCTENLTPWLKLLPCRDKAGIALLLDRPSLYGGFYHSQRLHLTSTESSSEGIDSGIILEQTLTVVLQPNSERAIEVHASEKHVQPSWSLSSIFGKQVSGRCVLAKSSSVYLLLDRGLVAELKFPNKENGKSAANGLTSENFWSNPSFELSVNPDRIFLEESSSHSKSLSILYMFQVEKYSESEPFDIGLMWKVPVAWLCQQTPLHASRFLMGSGNERGAIAISLKSTQFTEGFMSANSKDGSCELRVDVFQVVPWYVKVYFHSLRVFVDQQPRAVSDFIEKIHVSPSKDKMSPGVMEVVLKLPCRVNTAALTIEFDKGFLRIDEYPPDANQGFDIPSAIISFPNFHASMVFLEDDSLNRSPLLSKFQEKCPVMSYTEVLLVPLTTPDFSMPYNVITITCTVFALYFGSLLNVLQRRVAEEERFLKAKAAKKTGRLPLLLSKLSAKLRGRRREPLHSPPSSSSFINSKLVLKVILVAGLAVGWQYFFS is encoded by the exons ATGGTCCTTCTTCAGAGACCACATATTTTGCTCCTCCTTATAGGCActcatcaattcttgcaatgcTGGATTGCTTTTGGATCGGTCAATGAAGAAGGCCAACAACAAGAAGAATTCAGTGAAGAACTTCTAGTGAAGCCTTTGCCGGATCACAAACTGTTGGCTCATTTCCATTTTCAAAGCTCCGCCCCTCCTTCTACCTCTAATGGCTGCCACCACCACTTATTTCCCAAAGCCATTTCTCAGTTG GTTCAGAAATTTCGAGTCAAGGAAATGGAATTGTCTTTCACACAAGGTCGTTGGAACTATGAAAGCTGGGGTGGATTTGATCCCATATCAAGCAGCAATGCAAAGGCCCCTGGAGTTGAGTTATGGGCCGTTTTTGATGTCCCACAACATCATATTGATGCTTCCTGGAAGAACTTAACACA TCTCTCAGGTCTTTTCTGTGCCTCAATCAACTTCTTAGAGTCTACTGCTACTTATTCTACTCCAGAATGGAGTTTTCCACCAGCTTCAGGCAATGTGAGGTATGGTACATTGCCCTGTGAAGCTGTTTGCACGGAGAATCTGACTCCATGGTTGAAGTTGCTTCCTTGTCGGGACAAAGCTGGGATTGCCTTGTTACTGGATAGGCCATCACTTTACGGAGGTTTTTATCATTCTCAGCGGTTGCATTTAACCTCAACTGAATCTAGTTCAGAGGGGATTGATTCGGGCATCATATTAGAACAGACCCTTACAGTTGTTCTCCAGCCTAATAGTGAAAGGGCCATCGAGGTCCATGCTAGTGAAAAACATGTTCAGCCAAGCTGGTCTCTTAGTTCAATTTTTGGGAAACAAGTTAGTGGAAGATGTGTTCTTGCAAAGTCCAGCAGTGTGTATCTTCTCCTTGACAGGGGCTTAGTTGCCGAACTGAAGTTTCCAAATAAAGAAAATGGGAAGTCTGCAGCAAATGGTTTGACCTCTGAGAACTTTTGGTCTAATCCGAGCTTTGAGCTGTCTGTTAACCCAGACAGGATATTTTTAGAAGAAAGCAGTTCGCATAGCAAGAGCTTATCAATTCTGTATATGTTTCAAGTTGAGAAATACAGTGAATCTGAACCATTTGATATTGGTCTTATGTGGAAGGTTCCTGTAGCTTGGTTGTGTCAACAAACACCATTACATGCTAGTAGGTTTTTGATGGGAAGCGGAAATGAGAGGGGTGCGATTGCTATTTCATTAAAATCTACACAATTCACTGAGGGCTTCATGAGTGCTAATTCCAAGGATGGAAGTTGTGAACTGCGAGTTGATGTTTTCCAAGTTGTCCCTTGGTATGTTAAGGTCTATTTCCATTCTTTGCGGGTGTTTGTTGATCAACAACCTAGGGCTGTTTCAGATTTTATTGAGAAGATACACGTTTCACCTTCCAAAGATAAAATGTCTCCTGGTGTGATGGAGGTGGTTCTGAAACTTCCTTGCAGAGTGAACACTGCTGCTTTAACCATAGAGTTTGATAAG GGTTTTTTGCGCATTGATGAATATCCCCCAGATGCTAATCAAGGATTTGACATACCATCTGCTATTATTAGCTTTCCCAACTTCCATGCAAGCATGGTTTTTCTCGAAGATGACTCTTTGAACAGGTCACCACTGTTGTCAAAGTTTCAG GAAAAATGTCCTGTAATGTCTTACACAGAAGTCTTACTTGTACCTTTGACAACTCCTGATTTTAGCATGCCTTACAATGTCATCACAATCACATGCACGGTGTTTGCACTATACTTTGGATCATTGCTCAATGTGCTGCAAAGGCGTGTTGCTGAGGAGGAGAGATTTCTTAAAGCCAAGG CTGCCAAGAAAACTGGCCGGCTACCTCTGCTGCTATCGAAGTTGTCTGCCAAGCTTAGAGGTAGACGACGGGAACCTCTTCATTCACCTCCTTCTTCATCATCTTTCATAAATTCTAAATTAGTATTAAAAGTCATACTAGTAGCTGGACTTGCTGTAGGTTGGCAATACTTTTTCTCTTAA
- the LOC108472565 gene encoding uncharacterized protein LOC108472565, with translation MSIDNKEKPKTIQLFCPSVSKLIWFVAWDSQKLDIGSISRMFGLDPSTVKLNGHFISRGVDLVSSSVTWRSLLSFFSSKGLSTGTDDHKGALIVDGKFCKVGSKRAHEPQDGISWSRDSAGKPGINDVGLTAKLQLKDIYSFENKKLRESSLTGSHDGGDRSVSEINVGVGLKRQCSIDHASLLKKLKINDTNSDIKGNSKASNVPSTPFKCSYLSGTMKRRREDEVIVGVPCKRISPG, from the exons ATGTCAATTGATAACAAAGAGAAACCAAAGACAATCCAGCTTTTCTGCCCTTCGGTATCCAAGCTAATCTGGTTCGTGGCATGGGATAGCCAGAAACTGGACATTGGGTCCATATCTCGAATGTTCGGGCTAGACCCATCAACGGTTAAGCTCAATGGCCACTTTATAAGCCGAGGGGTTGATCTTGTTTCTTCTTCTGTTACGTGGAGGTCGCtgctttctttcttctcttctaaaGGCTTGTCTACTGGGACTGATGATCATAAGGGCGCTCTCATAGTCGATGGCAAGTTTTGCAAAGTTGGGAGCAAGA GAGCACATGAGCCTCAAGATGGTATTAGCTGGAGTCGAGATTCAGCTGGAAAGCCTGGAATAAACGATGTTGGACTTACTGCAAAGCTACAACTTAAAGATATTTACTCGTTTGAGAACAAAAAGTTAAGGGAAAGCAGCTTAACAG GATCCCATGATGGAGGTGATCGCTCAGTTTCCGAAATCAATGTTGGGGTTGGCCTCAAAAGACAGTGTTCGATAGACCATGCAAGCTTGCTCAagaaattaaagattaatgacaCAAACTCAG ATATTAAAGGTAACAGTAAAGCTAGCAATGTTCCGAGCACACCTTTTAAGTGCAGTTATTTGAGTGGCACTATGAAGAGGAGGAGGGAAGATGAAGTGATTGTAGGTGTACCTTGCAAGAGGATCAGTCCTGGTTGA
- the LOC108472659 gene encoding LOW QUALITY PROTEIN: uncharacterized protein LOC108472659 (The sequence of the model RefSeq protein was modified relative to this genomic sequence to represent the inferred CDS: deleted 1 base in 1 codon) — protein MVRKKRVESFYARLRESVKASSFSSLLIFPSTSDVDSLCTLKIIFHILESDSVRYSCYPVSSFQQICEYVGSDLSSSSEPVTILLINWGCHRDLQKDLKLGPGVRVFVVDSHRPIHLHNLSEQNDQVVVIYTNDDERLADLAYDFEVMELANASYCLHNSELDSEEDEDSESEDEDEANGDEEEGGSRDGSSKRRRMSSEGEEEPAARRFKKFRRDYYRMGTFHGKPSGCLMYDLSHLLRKNTNELLWLACVSLADQFVHERLTDERYEAGVMELQQHINSLGNLDVVTSVTLKDGTKVRAPDSSRIAYEEEPRLMLLREWNLFDSMLCSSYIAPKLKTWSDNGMKKLKLLLARMGFALVDCQQKFQYMNYEVKQKMKDQFEQILPEYGLNDFYYKSFLRHHGYTSRVSAADMVYGVTALLESFVQSDGFCALKQFGMAYDALSLSNLDKLKAGMEQAIKIQRAILRQGSAAITMSGCIRSGRKFRWVKVEDSVDTKLLGHPQALTKFCYFLMDALKEKGARLKPLLCACMSEEATKVFIVGVCGKPCLGALQGNAFGLAFRNAAEETGAEYFHELFESSWIVLDAGAINSFMVRLTEKL, from the exons ATGGTGAGGAAGAAAAGAGTAGAGTCGTTTTACGCAAGGCTCAGAGAATCGGTTAAGGCATCATCTTTCTCTTCTTTACTCATATTCCCTTCAACCTCTGATGTGGACTCTCTTTGTACTCTCAAAATCATTTTCCACATTCTTGAATCTGATTCAGTCCGGTACTCGTGTTATCCGGTGTCTTCATTTCAACAAATCTGTGAATACGTTGGTTCTGATTTGAGTTCTTCCTCTGAGCCTGTTACCATACTTCTGATAAACTGGGGATGCCACCGTGACCTCCAAAAGGATCTTAAATTAGGACCTGGCGTGCGGGTTTTTGTTGTTGATAGTCATAGGCCGATTCACTTGCATAACTTGAGTGAACAGAATGATCAGGTGGTTGTTATTTATACAAATGACGATGAGCGGTTGGCTGATCTGGCGTATGATTTTGAGGTCATGGAGTTGGCTAATGCCAGCTATTGTTTACATAATTCGGAGTTGGATAGTGAAGAAGATGAAGATAGTGAAAGTGAAGATGAGGATGAAGCCAATGGTGATGAGGAGGAGGGTGGAAGTCGGGATGGGTCTAGCAAAAGAAGAAGAATGTCTTCAGAAGGTGAAGAAGAGCCCGCGGCGCGGCGTTTTAAGAAGTTCAGAAGGGATTATTATCGGATGGGAACTTTTCATGGTAAGCCATCAGGGTGTTTGATGTATGACTTGTCACAT CTTTTGAGGAAAAACACAAATGAGTTGCTTTGGCTGGCCTGTGTTTCGCTTGCTGATCAGTTTGTTCACGAGAGGCTGACAGATGAGAGGTATGAAGCTGGAGTCATGGAGCTTCAGCAGCATATCAACAGTTTAGGGAATTTGGATGTAGTTACTTCAGTGACTCTTAAAGATGGAACCAAGGTTCGAGCACCTGATTCCTCAAGAATtgcctatgaagaagaaccaagaCTTATGCTGTTAAGAGAATGGAACTTATTTGATTCAATGCTGTGTTCCTCGTACATTGCCCCTAAGCTGAAGACATGGAGCGATAATGGTATGAAAAAGCTTAAGCTTCTTCTTGCAAGGATGGGGTTTGCGCTGGTGGATTGCCAGCAGAAGTTTCAGTACATGAATTATGAGGTGAAACAGAAGATGAAAGATCAATTTGAACAAATTTTGCCTGAATATGGACTCAATGATTTTTACTACAAAAGTTTCTTGCGTCACCATGGTTATACTTCAAGGGTTTCAGCTGCAGACATGGTATATGGAGTCACTGCACTGCTTGAATCATTTGTGCAATCTGATGGCTTTTGTGCTTTGAAGCAATTCGGGATGGCATACGATGCATTGTCCTTAAGTAATCTTGATAAGCTGAAGGCTGGAATGGAACAAGCAATCAAGATACAAAGGGCTATTCTCAGACAAGGAAGTGCCGCAATAACAATGAGTGGGTGCATCAGGAGTGGAAGAAAGTTTAGGTGGGTGAAGGTTGAAGATTCAGTGGACACAAAGCTGTTGGGTCACCCACAGGCTCTGACCAAGTTCTGCTACTTTCTAATGGATGCCTTGAAGGAGAAAGGAGCTAGGTTGAAGCCTTTGCTTTGTGCCTGCATGTCGGAAGAGGCAACTAAGGTGTTTATTGTTGGGGTGTGTGGAAAGCCTTGCCTTGGAGCACTTCAAGGGAATGCATTTGGTCTTGCATTCAGGAATGCTGCCGAGGAAACTGGAGCTGAATACTTCCATGAGCTTTTTGAATCTTCATGGATTGTGTTGGATGCAGGTGCTATCAATTCCTTCATGGTTAGATTAACCGAGAAGCTTTGA